The genomic window ACGACGTTCAAAAGATCCCGGGCGTCGGACAATTTATCGCAGTCATAGGTATAGTCCGATGTACCGCCACCGTTGGTGTCAAACTTCAAATCGGAGCCTGTGAATGTCCAGGCCGGCAGGCTGGTATCTACATCCGCAATAAACATGGAGCCTCCCAGACCACCATTACCGCCACCACCCACAGCGAAGGTACCACCCAGTACAATAATCAGACCGTCCCAAGTTGGCGTCCCCTGATATGAAAGGTCGCCATACACCACCATTACACCCGCCCCTGTATCATTCCCCTTGAGCGACAGGTCCCCCTTGACCACTGTGATCTTCATATTGCTGCTTGAGCCCAGGTCATCGACATCAACATCGCCATCAGTATTATAAACCCGAGCATCTGGGCTGGTTTCGATAGCGCTTACCAGTGCCTGCAGGCCGGTAGCAGTACTCCAGGTTTCAGGAAAATCCGCCGTTTCCACCCCACCTATATAATTGTCGATTCTGTCCGATGGGATAGCCGCCAGAATACCGTCGCGATAAGCGTCGGTGGAGGCGGTAATCGCCGGCCCGCCGACACCATCCACTTCGAAGGCATTGGAGCTGGGGGTGTCGAAGGTGACTACATCACCGACGAAATTGATCGCACCGCCGAGCCCACCGCCGCGCAATGATTCACTCTGCAGCACAAATTCTATATCGCGGGAGGCGCCGGTTTCCTGTTGAATGCCGCTGCTTCTGAGGGTGACTTCATCGGTGCCACAGGTGACCGCCGTAACTGTATAGCGGGCACTGCCGTAGGCCACGCCAGACATGCCCGGCAAGGCCGCATTGACGGCACAGCTATAGCCGGCCCAATTCAGAATCAGGTAGTCCTGCGCCTTGCTGGTGCCGGCTTCCGCCGCCAGAAATGCCTGCAACTGCGCCCGGGCGTTACTGCTTTTACGCTCGCCGAGCAGGGTCGTATTCATCATCGACAGGCCGGCAATCGCCATCACAATCATGATGATCATGCCGACGATTAACGCAGAACCCCGCTCGCGCGGAACCTGCAGGCTGCAATTAATCTTCATTCACCACATCCTGTGTTGTTTGGCAGCGGGCTACTTCCAGCACGCGCCCCCTGCGCTGGAGCCCCGGCTACCCGTGTGTGTCAGTGTCAGGTCACCGCACTGAGTGTCCTGAAAGTTGGATTCGGCGGTGAGTGTATAGCTGGTCGCCGCCGCCGAAACGCTCAAGCTGTAATAGCCGCTCTGGCTATCCAGCGGCCCGGTCGGGCACGAACCGCTGACATAGGAAAAACCCTCGGTAAAACAGCGTTCCAGCTGTGTCGACAGGCTGAGCAATGCCACCTGGCCCTCGCTGCGTTTGCCGTCACGCACGTAGCGTACGTAGGATGGCACCGCGAAGGAGGCAATAATGCCGACGATCACCACCACAATCATGACTTCGATCAGGGTGAAGCCGCGGCTTCTGGATGTCTTGAACGTAGGCATATGCTGACTCTAAAAATCTATGGTTTTTGTCACTGAAGACTGAGTGCCGCACGACAGAGTGAATTCTTTAGTAGTGTCATGTTTACTGTCGTTCAGCATGATCAGCATTCCTTCAGCGTAAGGGCCACCGATACAGCTGTAGGTAGGGTTGGGGTTCGTCCCAGCACTTGCGCAGGCAAGTGCGCTTGCGCCATCAACGGTTATGGTAACCCTGGAATCTTTATGATCTTTTGACCCGATTACCGTCACAAAACAGCTGGCCACAGTGCCGGAGTCACCGCCGCTGTCTCCACCTGAATCACCACCGCTATCGCCACCGTCATCGCCGCTATCGCCGTTATCACTGCCACCCGTGTCGCCGTTATCCCCTCCGGTATCGCCGTCGTCTCCCCCGTTGTCGCTGCCGTCATCCCCATCGCCAGAATCATCATCGTCATCGCTGCCGGCAGCAGGCGCCGTGGTGATACCCGCCACGGCATTCAGCAGCGGATTGCGCAGGGCCACGGTGGAGCTGATGCTACGCTGGCCAAAATGCAGGTCGGAGCCATTGTCCTCGGGGTCATTCAATGCCAGTTCGATGCGTAGCGCCCAGATATTATCCTGGGCGACGCTGGCAATATCGCTCTGACCCACATATTGCACACTGCCATCAGTCGGATCGCCCACACCAAAGGTCACATTCATCGCGGAGATACCGTCCACCAGCGGCTGGGGACTGTCGCTGTCACGGCGATACACCAGCTCGTTATCCGCATTTATCCAGTACTCAACAGTCGCGCCATCCCCTTCCGCGCTCAGCACCCAGGCGTTGGCATGGTCGGCGTCGTCCACCTGGGCAAAGCTGAGCCAGCTGCTGGAAGTGGCGTTCAGCCCCGCCAGGCGCAACTCGCGCTTCATCAGCTCGAAAGAAACCCGCGCATTCTCGGAAATTGCCGCCATGCTGGCCTGACTGACGACGGCGGAGCGACTGATCATCAGCGCCTGTACGACGCCCATAACCAGCACCAGGCCGATCAGCATTGAAATCATCAGCTCGATCAGTGACATTCCGCGTTGTCTGGCTCGCATCTTGAGGTGCTCCGTGCCGATCATGGGGTTAGGCGGTAACTGAATCCGCGGGTCTCGATACTGCGCTGATTATTCTGCTCTGAAACGCGTTCCTGCCAGTTGAGGTCGATCTGATAGTCTCCCGACGTGCTAGTGATCGCCGCCGAGGCAAAGAGCCCGCCAAACAGGTCTATATTGGCGCTGCACCACTGCTCCAAATCCCAGCTCACCGTCTGGGATACCGCGCAGCTCGCGGTAGCACAATCCACCGGAGCCACAGGCACCGCTACCGAGGCTGCACCTGAGCCCAGCCCAAGACACTGAGTGCCATCCATCACATAGGCATCGGCCGCCGCCCAGGGGTTGGCGCGGATGCGCTCATCCATGTCGGCGGCCTGTATCGAGGCAAGGGAACGCAGGTAAGTGTTATGGCTGATCGAGAGGCTCTGGGCATACATGGCCCCCATACCCAGCAAGCCGATGGAAAAGACCAGCAGGGTAATCAGCACTTCGATCATCGAGAAACCCCGCTCGGGGGTTGAGATAGAACCAACCGAGTCTGAACCAGAGCTACGCATTACAACCGCTCCAGCTGCCCAATTTAACCTTGCCGGTGGCATAGAGCGTCATCTGGCGTCCGTTGCCTCGGTTGCTGCACAGATGAAACGTCTGCGCCGTGGTGGTACCTGCACCTGAAAAGCTCAAGCCGGTGCAATCACCAACGCAACTAAGGGTAACGCCAGACAGGCTGTCCAGGCTGCGCAACTGCTCAGCTCCAACAGTCACGGACAGACCGCGGGTCCAGCCGGCGCCAGAAGACGGCGCGACGGCAACGACCGCATTGCGCTTGACCGCTTCGCTCTGAGCAAACTGTATGGCATCAATCAGGCTGGACTGCCCCTTGTCCATGCGCGAGTCCTCCATCACATAACGGAAAGACGGCACGCCCAGGGTCAGCAGAATGGCGGCAATAGAAAGCGTGACGAGCAGCTCAATAAGGGTGAATCCCCCTATGGCGGCTGTTCGCCTGATAGCACGGCTAGATCGGTGGAACTGAACCATGGTGAACCTGCCCATCCCTGGCGAAAGTCATTGCACTGCTAATAAAAGCTGACGGTTGTGACAACAAGTGCCACATCCTAGCAAACTATGCTGTCAATTACTGAAGTCAGCTCAGCTATTTAGTATCTATTTAGAGACACTTATTTTTAGCTAATCGGACAGCCTATAACACACAGCACCTTGAGCCAGGCAATATAGAGACAGGCGAGACGAACAAACCGGAACAACCCCCTTCCATAAACCCTCAGCCTGATAGCCAGCTATCCCTGCCATGCGGCTATTCTACGCCACAATGTAGCACGTTAATTATACTAATCGACCGACCAGTCCAAATGAGGCTAAAGCCCAACGGGATGAACTCTGACTGCAGGTAACGGGGCGCCACCCTGGCCACTGCGCAACAAGCAGATCACCACAGAGCATCTGCGCCAACCGGTGCCCAGGGGTATTAGTCCAGCCTGGCCACTGTCTTGCACCTGCTTATCTGTGGACAACCGGCTTTGTCACAAGCGTTTTATTTCCCCGCGGCACTTGACATCAACCTCAATCAGATAAGTTTCAGATCTGCCTGCGCAGCCGGCAAAGCACTGCAGCCACAGCCTCTGCGCCGATCAATTAATACCCGCGCGGCGTCAGACGGCATGACCACCGAGCCTGGGACAAGTACCCATATGTTATCCACAATATTACACACAGCTTTCGGGGATAAGGCGCGAAACCAGACAAAATCCGCACGCCAAAATGCAGTGCCATGAACTTTTTCAGGCCCTTTTACCGCAGCCGGCGAACGGGAACTTTGCTACAGTGCAGCCGAGTCAAACACCTGTGTAACGGCTATCTGAAATCCAGTGTCAGCCATGATCCCCAGAGGGTCTGTTCATGCAAACTCGCTCTGCCACGGCACTCGTACTCGGCGCTCTGCTCTGGGCCCTGCCACTGCGCCTGCTCGCCACCGAGCTGGACCTTCCTGTCACCCTGGACTACCGCATTCTGCACAGGGCGCTTGACGAACAACTGCTGTCGGGCCCGGGCAAGACGGTGGAACTCCTTGCAGACAGCAGCGGCTGCAACAGCCTGCGCCTGTCCAACCCGCGCATTGAGGGTACCGACGGCGGCCAGATTCGTATCCTCACCGATGTAAGCACCCGGACAGGCATCCCGACCGGCAATCACTGCATGCTGCCACTGGAGTGGAAAGGCGTGGTTGAAAC from Marinobacterium aestuarii includes these protein-coding regions:
- a CDS encoding pilus assembly PilX family protein, which codes for MKINCSLQVPRERGSALIVGMIIMIVMAIAGLSMMNTTLLGERKSSNARAQLQAFLAAEAGTSKAQDYLILNWAGYSCAVNAALPGMSGVAYGSARYTVTAVTCGTDEVTLRSSGIQQETGASRDIEFVLQSESLRGGGLGGAINFVGDVVTFDTPSSNAFEVDGVGGPAITASTDAYRDGILAAIPSDRIDNYIGGVETADFPETWSTATGLQALVSAIETSPDARVYNTDGDVDVDDLGSSSNMKITVVKGDLSLKGNDTGAGVMVVYGDLSYQGTPTWDGLIIVLGGTFAVGGGGNGGLGGSMFIADVDTSLPAWTFTGSDLKFDTNGGGTSDYTYDCDKLSDARDLLNVVGKTLWDMDAGDCSSPGSGTGTGGVVLTQWRELIAR
- a CDS encoding type IV pilin protein, translating into MPTFKTSRSRGFTLIEVMIVVVIVGIIASFAVPSYVRYVRDGKRSEGQVALLSLSTQLERCFTEGFSYVSGSCPTGPLDSQSGYYSLSVSAAATSYTLTAESNFQDTQCGDLTLTHTGSRGSSAGGACWK
- a CDS encoding PilW family protein, coding for MRARQRGMSLIELMISMLIGLVLVMGVVQALMISRSAVVSQASMAAISENARVSFELMKRELRLAGLNATSSSWLSFAQVDDADHANAWVLSAEGDGATVEYWINADNELVYRRDSDSPQPLVDGISAMNVTFGVGDPTDGSVQYVGQSDIASVAQDNIWALRIELALNDPEDNGSDLHFGQRSISSTVALRNPLLNAVAGITTAPAAGSDDDDDSGDGDDGSDNGGDDGDTGGDNGDTGGSDNGDSGDDGGDSGGDSGGDSGGDSGTVASCFVTVIGSKDHKDSRVTITVDGASALACASAGTNPNPTYSCIGGPYAEGMLIMLNDSKHDTTKEFTLSCGTQSSVTKTIDF
- the pilV gene encoding type IV pilus modification protein PilV, with protein sequence MRSSGSDSVGSISTPERGFSMIEVLITLLVFSIGLLGMGAMYAQSLSISHNTYLRSLASIQAADMDERIRANPWAAADAYVMDGTQCLGLGSGAASVAVPVAPVDCATASCAVSQTVSWDLEQWCSANIDLFGGLFASAAITSTSGDYQIDLNWQERVSEQNNQRSIETRGFSYRLTP
- a CDS encoding GspH/FimT family pseudopilin; translation: MVQFHRSSRAIRRTAAIGGFTLIELLVTLSIAAILLTLGVPSFRYVMEDSRMDKGQSSLIDAIQFAQSEAVKRNAVVAVAPSSGAGWTRGLSVTVGAEQLRSLDSLSGVTLSCVGDCTGLSFSGAGTTTAQTFHLCSNRGNGRQMTLYATGKVKLGSWSGCNA